The following coding sequences are from one Acipenser ruthenus chromosome 7, fAciRut3.2 maternal haplotype, whole genome shotgun sequence window:
- the LOC117415105 gene encoding protein LBH-like isoform X2 yields MKRRLRTGGVMDVITAQDSAGEEGTLQIKGECLPFQIFPDPVEVAVEGRNLTADLGCKWLKERLPSIVVEPTDVCEVESGELRWPPQGLGSFEEEEDEDEDLFLDQCIPPANIADWEEEEEEEEEAHSSLTDFQMKDELKEESPACCLLQDD; encoded by the exons ATGAAGAGGAGACTTAGGACAGGAGG AGTCATGGATGTGATAACGGCACAAGATTCAGCTGGGGAGGAGGGGACTCTTCAGATAAAAGGAGAGTGCTTGCCATTCCAG ATCTTCCCAGATCCAGTGGAGGTGGCAGTGGAAGGGAGGAACTTGACAGCCGACCTGGGCTGCAAGTGGCTGAAAGAGAGGCTGCCATCGATTGTGGTGGAACCGACAGACGTCTGCGAGGTGGAAAGCGGGGAGCTTCGCTGGCCACCTCAGGGCCTGGGCTCCTttgaggaagaggaggatgaagATGAAGACCTGTTCCTTGATCAATGCATCCCCCCCGCTAACATCGCCgactgggaggaggaggaggaagaagaagaggaggcaCACAGCAGCCTCACTG ACTTCCAGATGAAGGATGAGCTCAAAGAGGAGTCCCCAGCATGCTGTTTGCTCCAGG